From the Diospyros lotus cultivar Yz01 chromosome 13, ASM1463336v1, whole genome shotgun sequence genome, one window contains:
- the LOC127789343 gene encoding vacuolar-sorting receptor 1-like, translated as MKEMSLGVFVLVWFVVCGCCLSKFVVEKNSLKVASPEWLKGVYESSIGNFGVPQYGGTLVGTVVYPEANQKACKSFKDVEIYFKSKPGGLPVFLLADRGDCYFTLKAWNAQNAGAAAILVADHRTEPLITMDTPEEEDALADYLKDINIPAALISKDFGDKIKKALSSNELVKINLDWTESLLHPDERVEYELWTDSNDECGPKCDNHIEFLKSFKGAAQILEKNGYTQFTPHYITWYCPEAHRLSLQCMYQCINYGRYCAPDPEQDYRTGYDGRDVVVENLRQACLFKVANESGKPWLWWDYVTDFAIRCPMKEHKYNKDCANEIIKSLGMDVKKVDECIGDTDEDVENPVLKAEQEARADKGLRGDVTMLPTLVINNRQYRGKMEKNPVLRAICSGFQETTEPPICLTEDIETNECLVNNGGCWQDKTANITACRDTFRGRVCECPVVQGVKFVGDGYTHCEASGALRCGVNNGGCWRETRDGRTYSACIDDHSKGCKCPPGFRGDGVNKCEDIDECKENLTCQCPECKCKNTWGSYACSCSSNLLYMQEYDTCISNDVKTKVSWGLVWVVILGMAFAGLGGYAIYKYRIRSYMDSEIRGIMAQYMPLDDQVEVVPNRVSQAGI; from the exons atgaaggaaatgtCGCTGGGAGTATTTGTGTTGGTTTGGTTCGTTGTTTGTGGGTGTTGTTTGAGCAAGTTCGTGGTGGAGAAGAACAGCTTGAAGGTGGCTTCGCCGGAGTGGTTGAAAGGGGTTTATGAGAGTTCGATTGGGAATTTTGGGGTTCCCCAATATGGGGGTACCTTGGTGGGCACTGTTGTGTATCCAGAAGCCAATCAGAAGGCCTGCAAGAGCTTCAAGGATGTCGAAATCTATTTCAAATCCAAACCTGGTGGCCTCCCAGTCTTTCTTCTTGCCGACCGTGGAG ATTGTTACTTCACCTTGAAGGCATGGAATGCACAGAATGCTGGAGCAGCAGCTATTCTAGTGGCAGATCACAGGACTGAACCTTTGATCACCATGGACACCCCAGAAGAGGAGGATGCACTGGCAGATTATTTGAAAGACATTAACATTCCAGCAGCACTTATTAGCAAGGATTTTGGTGATAAAATAAAGAAAGCTTTATCCAGTAATGAGTTGGTTAAAATCAACCTTGATTGGACAGAATCTCTTCTACATCCTGATGAACGGGTTGAGTATGAATTATGGACAGATAGCAATGATGAGTGTGGACCAAAATGTGATAATCATATTGAGTTTCTCAAGAGCTTTAAAGGAGCAGCTCAGATTCTTGAAAAAAACGGGTACACTCAATTTACCCCACACTACATAACTTGGTACTGCCCAGAGGCTCATCGTTTGAGTTTACAGTGCATGTATCAATGCATCAATTATGGAAGGTATTGTGCTCCAGATCCCGAGCAAGACTACCGAACAGGGTATGATGGGAGGGATGTTGTTGTTGAGAATTTACGTCAAGCTTGCCTTTTCAAGGTGGCCAATGAAAGTGGAAAACCTTGGCTTTGGTGGGACTATGTGACTGACTTTGCAATCCGTTGCCCAATGAAGGAGCATAAGTACAACAAGGATTGTGCGAATGAAATTATCAAATCACTTG GGATGGATGTCAAGAAGGTAGATGAATGTATTGGAGATACTGACGAAGATGTAGAGAACCCTGTTCTCAAGGCTGAGCAAGAAGCACGG GCTGACAAAGGCCTGCGTGGTGATGTCACTATGTTGCCGACTCTTGTCATAAATAACCGGCAGTATAGAG GTAAGATGGAGAAGAATCCTGTTCTGAGAGCTATCTGTTCAGGTTTCCAGGAGACAACTGAGCCCCCAATTTGTTTAACTGAAG ATATAGAAACAAATGAGTGTCTAGTAAACAATGGTGGATGCTGGCAGGATAAAACTGCTAACATCACTGCATGCCGG GATACTTTTAGAGGGAGAGTCTGTGAGTGCCCAGTTGTGCAGGGTGTAAAGTTTGTAGGTGATGGTTATACTCACTGTGAAG CTTCAGGTGCTTTACGGTGTGGAGTAAATAATGGGGGCTGTTGGCGGGAGACCCGGGACGGCAGGACCTATTCTGCATGCATT GATGATCATTCAAAAGGTTGCAAGTGTCCGCCAGGGTTCAGGGGTGATGGAGTCAACAAATGTGAAG ATATTGACGAATGCAAAGAAAATTTGACCTGCCAATGCCCAGAGTGCAAATGCAAGAATACATGGGGAAGTTATGCGTGCAGCTGCAGCAGCAATCTATTGTACATGCAGGAATATGACACATGCATAA GTAACGATGTGAAGACAAAGGTTAGCTGGGGGCTTGTTTGGGTTGTTATTCTCGGCATGGCCTTTGCTGGTTTGGGTGGATATGCCATCTACAAGTACAGAATCCGG AGCTACATGGACTCGGAGATTCGGGGTATCATGGCTCAGTACATGCCTTTGGATGATCAAGTGGAGGTGGTCCCTAACCGTGTATCTCAAGCCGGTATATGA